In bacterium, the sequence AAAATTATTTTTTTCTGCGGACGAAAGTCCGTTTTTTATTTCCCGATTTTGTATGAGTAAAACGAATTAACAAAATCGAGGACCCAGCACATAAAGCGTTATGTGTTGGGTGCTCAATGTTGTGGTAAAATTTACTTCGCATTGAGCCCTGCCTGCCGGCAGGCAGGTCGTAAATTTAAACAACATTGGCATGAAATCAAAGGAACAAAAAATTGAAGAATTAAAATCAGGCGAAGAGCTTTTCAAAAAAAGCCAGAGTTTGATTTTTGTTGATTTCGGAAAGGTTTCAACCGAGAAGATGTGGTTGCTGAAAGCGAAACTCAAAAAAATTGACGCTCAATTTAAAGTTGTCAAAAAACGTTTGTTAAGAATCATTCTGAAGGAAAACAAAATTGATTTTGACCCGCATTTAATTTTTAAAGGGCAGATGGGAACGATTTTTTCCGGCAGTGATATTTCCTCGGCCGCCGGTCCCGTGTATAAATCTTTCGCGGGAATTCAGGTATTGGGCGCTTATGATTTAAAAGACAAACAATTTTTAGCGGCTGACGCGTTTAAGAAGATTGCTCTTCTGCCGTCGCGGGAAATATTGCTGTCGCAATTGGTTGGAATGTTGGCGGCGCCGATAAAAATGTTTATGTTCGTATTAAGCGAAAAATCAAAAATGGTCGAAAAATAATAAATTTTATTTCAAATTTAAAATATGGAAAAATTTAAAGATATAATTGAAAAAATAGAAAAATTAACCGTGGTGGAACTCGCCGAATTGGTGAAAACTTTGGAAGAAAAATTCGGTGTTTCAGCGTCTATGCCGGCTTCGGCCGCCGTAGCCGGTAGTGAAGATGGTTCGGCTGCTGCTGTTGAAAAAACTGCTTTCAATGTTATCTTGAAAGTTAGCGGTGACCAGAAAATTAATGTTATCAAGGTCATCAAAGAAGCTACCGGCCTTGGTTTGAAAGAATCAAAAGATATCGCCGATGGAGCGCCGAAAACTATTAAGGAAGGAATGAAGAAAGAAGACGCCGAAGATTTGAAGAGCAAATTAGAAGCGGTTGGCGCGACAGTTGAAATTCAATAGTATAGTTCTAAAACTATAAACTCAAAGAAGCCGATTGAATTTATCGGCTTTTTTGTTTTATAATAAAAAATGATAGGGCGCATAGTTTAATGGTAAAACGTCGCATTCACATTGCGAAGAGTCTAAGTTCGATTCTTAGTGTGCCCACAATGTTTTGTGTTTACATTTTAAGAAGTTTAAAGAACGGAAGAAATTATACTGGTATATTGAAAGACGTCTCAAAGAACATAATTTTGGGGAAAGTAAATATACTAAATTAACTAAACCTTTTGTTCTAATTTACAAAGAGGAATATCAAACTAGAAAAGAAGCGGTTCAGCGAGAACTATTTTTTAAAAGTGGAAAGGGTAGGGAATGGATAAAAAATAATCTTGGTTAGAGCGGTCGCCTACGGCGACAGGCCGCTGGTTTGATCCCAGCAATGCCACGGCTAAAAAGGTGAGGGACAAATCACTCCGATATGATATTGGAGTGATTTTTTTTGCGAGGTGGATAAGTTGTGTACAACTTTAAATCGCAAATTTTTAAAATCCGCTTAAACAAAGGGTTTTTGACCTTTATTTTTTTCTTAAAAGCAAAAATTTCTATTTTGACTAAATAAGGCCGGTGGTGTAAGATAAAATAAAAGTGGGGGAAGGTGGATAAAGGTGTGGATAAGTACCCCAAACTGTGGATAACTCAAATATATGTTCATCGGCGAATACCAACATAATTTAGATACTAAAGGAAGATTAGCCGTTCCCGCGAAATTCCGGGAAAAATTGGCTGGCGGCGCGATAATCACGCGCGGGCTTGACCATTGTTTGTTTGTTTTCGCTTCCAAAGAATGGGAGGTTCTGGCGCAAAAATTAATTAGTTTGCCATTAGCCC encodes:
- the rplJ gene encoding 50S ribosomal protein L10, whose translation is MKSKEQKIEELKSGEELFKKSQSLIFVDFGKVSTEKMWLLKAKLKKIDAQFKVVKKRLLRIILKENKIDFDPHLIFKGQMGTIFSGSDISSAAGPVYKSFAGIQVLGAYDLKDKQFLAADAFKKIALLPSREILLSQLVGMLAAPIKMFMFVLSEKSKMVEK
- the rplL gene encoding 50S ribosomal protein L7/L12; protein product: MEKFKDIIEKIEKLTVVELAELVKTLEEKFGVSASMPASAAVAGSEDGSAAAVEKTAFNVILKVSGDQKINVIKVIKEATGLGLKESKDIADGAPKTIKEGMKKEDAEDLKSKLEAVGATVEIQ
- a CDS encoding GIY-YIG nuclease family protein; translated protein: MCLHFKKFKERKKLYWYIERRLKEHNFGESKYTKLTKPFVLIYKEEYQTRKEAVQRELFFKSGKGREWIKNNLG